A segment of the Filifactor alocis ATCC 35896 genome:
ACATGGATTGGGCAATTTGGGAGAATCAGATATTTATTTGAAGATGATTCGAGATATTCGGGCATTGAATGTCATAATAAGGAAGCAATTTCCATATAGCAAAATTTATCTTTTGGGAAATTCTTTGAGTGCTTTCTTGGTACAGCGATATATCCAAATTTATCCTAACACAATATCAGGAATGATACAGTGTGCAGCGGGTGGGAAAGATCAGGTTCCTCATGTTAAATTAGGAAAAAACATCGCATATAGTTTGAAGAAAATGGGATTTTCACAGAAAAAAAGTCCACTGTTATTTGAACATCAACAATCATTTTTGGATTCGATGGAAAATAGTAAATGGCTGCTTTTTTCTGTCAAAAATGCTATTTCAAAGGAAAAGTTGTTAAGCATTTTTTCAAAAAAAGATGAGAAAGCATATACAGTAAATGCTTATTATTGGATTTATCGTGGAATTTGCGAAAATTTTAATCGCAAAGCGATGAAGCCCGTGAATAAAGAGTTGCCAATCTTACTATTGTCCGGAAATCGAGATCCTATCGGAAGTTTTGGAGAAGGGATTTTACATTTGGTGCGCTGGTATCAAAGTTTTGGTATGAACTCAGTTCAATATAAGATATATGAAGAAATAGGACA
Coding sequences within it:
- a CDS encoding alpha/beta hydrolase — its product is MGVVEKYFLSPTDDWEIHYYCAFPQEKIKAIVEISHGMYENVDAYQSLMEFLCNNGYAVYFLEHRGHGDSASHGLGNLGESDIYLKMIRDIRALNVIIRKQFPYSKIYLLGNSLSAFLVQRYIQIYPNTISGMIQCAAGGKDQVPHVKLGKNIAYSLKKMGFSQKKSPLLFEHQQSFLDSMENSKWLLFSVKNAISKEKLLSIFSKKDEKAYTVNAYYWIYRGICENFNRKAMKPVNKELPILLLSGNRDPIGSFGEGILHLVRWYQSFGMNSVQYKIYEEIGHNILRSSKREEVYQDIVDWLETVY